The region GGGGAGCGGCGCCTTCAGGAGCTTAGCCTTCTCAAACCGCAGCTTGGCATGTTGGCCGGGGAGTTGAAGGGCGAGTGAGTCCGGAAGTTTAGAACGGGCGAAGCGCTGTTGAGCGCGTCCGAGGGTGGGACATCGTGTGGTTATTTGCGCGTCCGAGGGTGGGACATCGAGTGACTTTTGAGCCTCCGAGGGTGGGGCATTGAGCGCTGTTGAGTGCGTCCGAGGGTGGGGCATTGAGCGCTGTTGAGTGCGTCCGAGGGTGGGACATTATGCAGCGGTTGTTGGTTCTAAGGTGTTTAAAAGGTTGATTTTTTCGTGTCCGAGGGTGGGGCGTTGAGCGCGTCCGAGGGTGGAACATCTAGCGGTGAGGATGTTGTCGATGCCCCGGCCCTGTTGGAAGGGAAATATCTGCGTATGGGCCGGGCATCGCCCCGTTGAAAGGGAGCTGTCGGGATTAGCGTCGGGTGAGCTTCATCGGGATGTCGCCCTGAGCTCCCAGCGTGACTGTGACATTGAGTTGTGCCGGGGTGCTGGCGGCGTGCTCGAGCTTAAAGCGCCGGGCCAGGGTCGCCAGCACCAGTTGAGCTTCCATCATGGCAAATGACTTGCCGATGCATTGACGCGGGCCGCCCAGGAAGGGGTAGTAGGCGAAGCGGGGGCGATCGGCTTTCGGATCGCGAAAGCGTTCCGGGTTGTAAACCTCCGGTTCGTCCCAGAACGCCGGGTGTCGGTGGGTGATATAAGGACTGAGGATGATGAAAGTCTTCGCCGGGACCTCAACGCCGCCAATGACGTCATCTTCGGCCGCAGTACGTGCGAGCATGGGGACCGGCGGATACAGTCGCATCGCTTCCTCAATGACCATACGCGTCCACTCCAGGCGCGGGAGATCCTGGAGCGTGGGCATCCGACCGTCTTCCAGCACCTGATCCAACTCGGCGTGGAGCGCGGCCATGGCCTCGGGGTGAAGCGAGAGCAGGTAAAAGGTCCACGTCAACGCGGTGGCCGTGGTTTCAAATCCCGCCAGGAAGATCGTCATCACCTCGTCGCGCAGCTGAGCATCGGTCATTCCCTCGCCGCTATCTTCATCGCGGGCCTCCATGAGCATGGTCAGGAGGTCTTCGGGATTCTCAGCGCTGTGGCGTCGGCGAGAGATGATCGTTTCGACGACTGCGTCGAGTCGGGCGATCGCGCGATTGACCCGGTTGTTGCCCGGAGTGGGCACGCTTAGCGGGAGCGACCAGGGGACGCGAATGCGGCGGGTGACCTCTTTAAGAATGAAGGCCAGGTTGGTGTTGACCCGGGCGCTGTGGCTGGAGAGTTCGGTGCTCAAGAGGGTAAAGCCCACAATATCCAGGGTGATTCGAGCCATTTCGGCGTTGAGCTGAATGACCGGGGGTGCGCCATCGCCGCTATTTTTAAGGAGCTGTTCCCAGTTGTGCGCCCGGTCTTCGGCGACCCGAGCCATGGTTTCAGCAAACGCGTTGATGCGTTTTTGATGAAATGAGGGCTGGGCGATGCGCCGCTGCCGTAACCAGAAGCTACCCTCGCTGGTGACCAGTCCATTGCCCAGCAGCTGGCGCATGACGCGATAGCCGCGGGTGTATTTTGTGAAGTTGCGGTTGTTGCGGATCAGCACATGGTTGAGGTCGTCGGGATGCGCGAGAAAGAGTGCCTGCCGGCTGAGCAGATTAAAGCGCACTTTATCGCCGTGCTCTCGAAACGCCGCCATCAGGGCGCTGAGCATATCGCGTTTAAAGGCCGGAAGATTGCCTAAAATAGGCACACCGGCGGGTTGAGGAACGCTGACGAAAGGGGCTGACGAAGAAGCATCGACCGGGGGCTGCGTCATAGCGAAAGCACCTCATGGTTGGGGTTTGGATAAAGAGAGTATGCCATCGCATCGCGCGAGGTGAAAGAAATATCACTTCACGCGATCGAGCGATTAATAGTGTTCGTTGGCGATTGAACTTCGATTGCAGCTCGGTGTTGGTGAAGCGAAATCGCCGCGGATGCGCGACCCTCGGATGT is a window of Lujinxingia litoralis DNA encoding:
- a CDS encoding cytochrome P450 — protein: MTQPPVDASSSAPFVSVPQPAGVPILGNLPAFKRDMLSALMAAFREHGDKVRFNLLSRQALFLAHPDDLNHVLIRNNRNFTKYTRGYRVMRQLLGNGLVTSEGSFWLRQRRIAQPSFHQKRINAFAETMARVAEDRAHNWEQLLKNSGDGAPPVIQLNAEMARITLDIVGFTLLSTELSSHSARVNTNLAFILKEVTRRIRVPWSLPLSVPTPGNNRVNRAIARLDAVVETIISRRRHSAENPEDLLTMLMEARDEDSGEGMTDAQLRDEVMTIFLAGFETTATALTWTFYLLSLHPEAMAALHAELDQVLEDGRMPTLQDLPRLEWTRMVIEEAMRLYPPVPMLARTAAEDDVIGGVEVPAKTFIILSPYITHRHPAFWDEPEVYNPERFRDPKADRPRFAYYPFLGGPRQCIGKSFAMMEAQLVLATLARRFKLEHAASTPAQLNVTVTLGAQGDIPMKLTRR